The following coding sequences lie in one Maylandia zebra isolate NMK-2024a linkage group LG14, Mzebra_GT3a, whole genome shotgun sequence genomic window:
- the LOC101474078 gene encoding uncharacterized protein LOC101474078 isoform X2, which produces MMASTWSRYHFLTQRFSLDLLLSLVLTLTWPFTVTGGAAILKGEVGGNVTFHCSGKSVKNIDLLYLQRDNVFVNGYYESKKVPATWNNTKFDRNTSSVFMDNLKVSHSGEYKCHIRYKDEQHINEDSITLSVTAKYSRPLFSPPVCSEETQNCQTTCTSNNGYPESSMIVQAIVTSTNETIRQIWQHVKSVSSPNPSTFLYNITTAVSYNCSNGEIKFSCSVGDVTSDEFSVCAHQDQRSSDIVIMTAICILVVVVVMIAGVLCWRRRTGGSMRLERVNTNEAVEISLCEKNGEKEAA; this is translated from the exons ATGATG GCGTCCACCTGGAGCCGGTATCATTTCCT AACTCAAAGGTTTTCCCTTGATCTGCTGCTATCTCTTGTTCTGACACTGACTTGGCCcttcactgtcacag gaggTGCTGCTATTCTCAAAGGGGAGGTCGGTGGAAATGTGACTTTTCACTGCTCTGGTAAATCAGTAAAGAACATTGACTTACTTTACCTCCAAAGAGACAACGTCTTTGTTAATGGTTATTATGAATCTAAAAAAGTACCAGCAACGTGGAACAACACAAAGTTTGATCGCAACACTTCATCTGTGTTCATGGATAACCTAAAGGTCTCACACAGTGGGGAATACAAATGTCACATTCGGTACAAAGACGAGCAGCATATTAATGAAGACTCAATAACCCTCAGTGTCACAG CAAAGTACAGCAGGCCTTTATTCAGTCCTCCAGTCTGCAGCGAGGAAACCCAGAATTGCCAGACAACGTGTACATCAAATAATGGATACCCAGAATCCAGCATGATAGTTCAGGCTATAGTTACCAGCACTAATGAGACCATCAGGCAGATATGGCAACATGTGAAGTCTGTCTCTTCCccaaatccaagtacatttctGTATAACATTACCACCGCTGTGAGTTATAACTGCTCGAACGGGGAGATAAAGTTCAGCTGCTCCGTGGGTGACGTCACTTCGGATGAGTTCTCAGTCT GTGCTCATCAGGATCAACGCAGCTCTGATATAGTAATTATGACAGCCATTTGTatactggtggtggtggtggtcatGATTGCAGGTGTTTTGTGCTGGAGAAGACGGACAG GAGGCAGTATGAGGCTAGAGAGAGTAAATACAAATGAGGC GGTGGAAATATCACTTTGtgaaaaaaatggagaaaaagaaGCTGCTTGA
- the LOC101474078 gene encoding uncharacterized protein LOC101474078 isoform X1, translated as MEKNKNGMASTWSRYHFLTQRFSLDLLLSLVLTLTWPFTVTGGAAILKGEVGGNVTFHCSGKSVKNIDLLYLQRDNVFVNGYYESKKVPATWNNTKFDRNTSSVFMDNLKVSHSGEYKCHIRYKDEQHINEDSITLSVTAKYSRPLFSPPVCSEETQNCQTTCTSNNGYPESSMIVQAIVTSTNETIRQIWQHVKSVSSPNPSTFLYNITTAVSYNCSNGEIKFSCSVGDVTSDEFSVCAHQDQRSSDIVIMTAICILVVVVVMIAGVLCWRRRTGGSMRLERVNTNEAVEISLCEKNGEKEAA; from the exons atggaaaagaacaaaaatggcATG GCGTCCACCTGGAGCCGGTATCATTTCCT AACTCAAAGGTTTTCCCTTGATCTGCTGCTATCTCTTGTTCTGACACTGACTTGGCCcttcactgtcacag gaggTGCTGCTATTCTCAAAGGGGAGGTCGGTGGAAATGTGACTTTTCACTGCTCTGGTAAATCAGTAAAGAACATTGACTTACTTTACCTCCAAAGAGACAACGTCTTTGTTAATGGTTATTATGAATCTAAAAAAGTACCAGCAACGTGGAACAACACAAAGTTTGATCGCAACACTTCATCTGTGTTCATGGATAACCTAAAGGTCTCACACAGTGGGGAATACAAATGTCACATTCGGTACAAAGACGAGCAGCATATTAATGAAGACTCAATAACCCTCAGTGTCACAG CAAAGTACAGCAGGCCTTTATTCAGTCCTCCAGTCTGCAGCGAGGAAACCCAGAATTGCCAGACAACGTGTACATCAAATAATGGATACCCAGAATCCAGCATGATAGTTCAGGCTATAGTTACCAGCACTAATGAGACCATCAGGCAGATATGGCAACATGTGAAGTCTGTCTCTTCCccaaatccaagtacatttctGTATAACATTACCACCGCTGTGAGTTATAACTGCTCGAACGGGGAGATAAAGTTCAGCTGCTCCGTGGGTGACGTCACTTCGGATGAGTTCTCAGTCT GTGCTCATCAGGATCAACGCAGCTCTGATATAGTAATTATGACAGCCATTTGTatactggtggtggtggtggtcatGATTGCAGGTGTTTTGTGCTGGAGAAGACGGACAG GAGGCAGTATGAGGCTAGAGAGAGTAAATACAAATGAGGC GGTGGAAATATCACTTTGtgaaaaaaatggagaaaaagaaGCTGCTTGA
- the LOC101474078 gene encoding uncharacterized protein LOC101474078 isoform X3 — MEKNKNGMASTWSRYHFLTQRFSLDLLLSLVLTLTWPFTVTGGAAILKGEVGGNVTFHCSGKSVKNIDLLYLQRDNVFVNGYYESKKVPATWNNTKFDRNTSSVFMDNLKVSHSGEYKCHIRYKDEQHINEDSITLSVTAKYSRPLFSPPVCSEETQNCQTTCTSNNGYPESSMIVQAIVTSTNETIRQIWQHVKSVSSPNPSTFLYNITTAVSYNCSNGEIKFSCSVGDVTSDEFSVCAHQDQRSSDIVIMTAICILVVVVVMIAGVLCWRRRTGGSMRLERVNTNEA, encoded by the exons atggaaaagaacaaaaatggcATG GCGTCCACCTGGAGCCGGTATCATTTCCT AACTCAAAGGTTTTCCCTTGATCTGCTGCTATCTCTTGTTCTGACACTGACTTGGCCcttcactgtcacag gaggTGCTGCTATTCTCAAAGGGGAGGTCGGTGGAAATGTGACTTTTCACTGCTCTGGTAAATCAGTAAAGAACATTGACTTACTTTACCTCCAAAGAGACAACGTCTTTGTTAATGGTTATTATGAATCTAAAAAAGTACCAGCAACGTGGAACAACACAAAGTTTGATCGCAACACTTCATCTGTGTTCATGGATAACCTAAAGGTCTCACACAGTGGGGAATACAAATGTCACATTCGGTACAAAGACGAGCAGCATATTAATGAAGACTCAATAACCCTCAGTGTCACAG CAAAGTACAGCAGGCCTTTATTCAGTCCTCCAGTCTGCAGCGAGGAAACCCAGAATTGCCAGACAACGTGTACATCAAATAATGGATACCCAGAATCCAGCATGATAGTTCAGGCTATAGTTACCAGCACTAATGAGACCATCAGGCAGATATGGCAACATGTGAAGTCTGTCTCTTCCccaaatccaagtacatttctGTATAACATTACCACCGCTGTGAGTTATAACTGCTCGAACGGGGAGATAAAGTTCAGCTGCTCCGTGGGTGACGTCACTTCGGATGAGTTCTCAGTCT GTGCTCATCAGGATCAACGCAGCTCTGATATAGTAATTATGACAGCCATTTGTatactggtggtggtggtggtcatGATTGCAGGTGTTTTGTGCTGGAGAAGACGGACAG GAGGCAGTATGAGGCTAGAGAGAGTAAATACAAATGAGGCGTAA